A portion of the Candidatus Methylacidithermus pantelleriae genome contains these proteins:
- a CDS encoding beta-ketoacyl synthase N-terminal-like domain-containing protein, which yields MNRSEILSVYNWGAVSPSGCGVQELWNHPPLKGQEPDVSSPTRWYEVFAVNRKWPQLLRWKDHPRLRRASSLSSFMVEAACQALGPSFGMDREGSLGVIACFGTGSVSLSHKFYAGFLATGKRFASPALFPETVYNASLSHLAAVISCSGPAYALVGDQTAWLAALRVARIWLNQGACQWVLVVGAEELDPIAIEAFVACGWLKRKSLFRPSEGAASLLLGPPGQEALCHLGPWWGEWPYRNRSQAAQAARKLAELIPPNAWVYRSAQNNWLAAMEAQVTGGRPACESPWYLGEAFTASAGWHIILAGLFARQKACPLYLPLWGLNYGIGLLKVLPPNENHSTSPHV from the coding sequence ATGAACCGCAGTGAAATCCTTTCGGTGTACAACTGGGGAGCGGTTTCGCCTTCTGGTTGCGGGGTCCAAGAGCTTTGGAACCATCCCCCCCTAAAAGGACAAGAACCCGATGTGAGTTCCCCCACGCGATGGTACGAGGTTTTTGCTGTTAATCGGAAGTGGCCGCAATTGCTCCGATGGAAAGACCATCCTCGCCTGCGGCGTGCTAGCTCCCTTAGCTCCTTCATGGTAGAAGCCGCTTGCCAAGCCCTGGGTCCATCATTCGGCATGGACAGGGAAGGCTCCCTTGGAGTGATCGCTTGCTTTGGAACCGGAAGCGTTTCGCTCAGTCATAAGTTTTACGCAGGCTTTCTCGCAACAGGGAAACGGTTTGCGAGCCCTGCTCTCTTCCCGGAAACTGTCTATAATGCTTCGCTGAGCCATTTAGCCGCCGTCATCTCCTGCTCCGGACCTGCGTATGCCCTGGTCGGAGATCAGACCGCCTGGCTGGCCGCGTTGCGCGTAGCACGGATCTGGTTGAACCAGGGAGCCTGCCAGTGGGTTCTCGTCGTAGGTGCCGAGGAACTAGACCCGATTGCTATAGAGGCTTTTGTAGCCTGCGGGTGGCTTAAACGCAAGAGTCTTTTCCGCCCTTCCGAAGGAGCGGCGAGCTTGCTCCTAGGCCCACCAGGCCAAGAGGCACTCTGTCACCTAGGCCCCTGGTGGGGAGAATGGCCGTATCGAAATCGCTCGCAAGCCGCACAGGCGGCCCGGAAGCTTGCAGAGCTCATCCCTCCCAACGCTTGGGTGTACCGATCCGCCCAGAATAACTGGCTTGCAGCCATGGAGGCACAAGTTACGGGAGGACGCCCTGCTTGTGAAAGTCCATGGTATTTGGGGGAGGCCTTTACGGCCTCCGCCGGCTGGCATATCATTCTTGCGGGTCTTTTCGCACGACAAAAGGCTTGCCCGCTTTACCTGCCACTATGGGGTCTTAACTATGGGATCGGATTACTCAAAGTCCTTCCCCCCAACGAAAACCATTCCACCTCACCCCACGTGTGA